From Corvus moneduloides isolate bCorMon1 chromosome 4, bCorMon1.pri, whole genome shotgun sequence, one genomic window encodes:
- the C4H12orf75 gene encoding overexpressed in colon carcinoma 1 protein isoform X3 has protein sequence MGCGNSTAGGAGGRGATGTTKDVAEESISDDDKRRNYGGVYVGLPSDAAAMAPSQTKAAPKD, from the exons ATGGGCTGCGGCAACTCCACGgccggcggcgcgggcgggcgaG gtgCTACAGGGACTACAAAAGATGT AGCAGAAGAATCCATATCAGATGATGACAAAAGGAG GAACTATGGTGGGGTCTACGTGGGCCTGCCGTCGGACGCAGCTGCCATGGCTCCCAGTCAGACGAAAGCTGCACCCAAAG attag
- the C4H12orf75 gene encoding overexpressed in colon carcinoma 1 protein isoform X2 has product MGCGNSTAGGAGGRGATGTTKDVAEESISDDDKRRNYGGVYVGLPSDAAAMAPSQTKAAPKGTGRRK; this is encoded by the exons ATGGGCTGCGGCAACTCCACGgccggcggcgcgggcgggcgaG gtgCTACAGGGACTACAAAAGATGT AGCAGAAGAATCCATATCAGATGATGACAAAAGGAG GAACTATGGTGGGGTCTACGTGGGCCTGCCGTCGGACGCAGCTGCCATGGCTCCCAGTCAGACGAAAGCTGCACCCAAAGGTACTGGCAG aaggaaataa
- the C4H12orf75 gene encoding overexpressed in colon carcinoma 1 protein isoform X1, which yields MGCGNSTAGGAGGRGATGTTKDVAEESISDDDKRRNYGGVYVGLPSDAAAMAPSQTKAAPKEGNKDIKMQTAGVY from the exons ATGGGCTGCGGCAACTCCACGgccggcggcgcgggcgggcgaG gtgCTACAGGGACTACAAAAGATGT AGCAGAAGAATCCATATCAGATGATGACAAAAGGAG GAACTATGGTGGGGTCTACGTGGGCCTGCCGTCGGACGCAGCTGCCATGGCTCCCAGTCAGACGAAAGCTGCACCCAAAG aaggaaataaagacaTCAAGATGCAAACAGCTGGAG TCTACTAA